DNA sequence from the Oncorhynchus nerka isolate Pitt River linkage group LG9b, Oner_Uvic_2.0, whole genome shotgun sequence genome:
gaggctgtaatcgctgaatCCTTacatgcatttaaaaaaatgtaattttttaaatatataaatttgcaaaaatctcAACCAAAAAAATGTCCAAATGTCTCATTATGGactattgtgtgcagattgatgaggggaaaacatttaaatgtttagaataatgctgtaacaaaatgtggaaaaagtccaagggtatgaataccttccgaaggcactgtaaatagctTTTGTTTAATGCACCTTTTTTGTCAAATCTTGATTTGCTTTAGATGCAGGTTTTTAATATTTCATTCATGTCTCCTCTATTCTAGGCTGTGTTTGTCTCTGGTGACTGAACTAATCAGTGTTTGTGTGCCACTTGTTTTAAAATGGACTAAAGGATTACAATGCAAGTTGTTTATTCTCAGATTTTGCATCATGAATGTTTGGCATCTATTCAGAAGTGTCTGAACTGTGAGCGTTGCTATGCTTTGTGGGTAGAACTAGTTTAGCGGAAAGTTGGAAGAAGGAGAAAATAAAGTCTGAATCCGTGTGTCGGgttctttttggggggggggggcagaaatACTCACCAGGTTTATGGTTTAGCCTCGGCTTCTCTAAATACAGTATTCCTGAGTTTCCATAAGTGTCACTGAGCATCTTTTGTAGAATTAGAAACATATTCCTGTGTTTTAAACAGAGAGAATCTAGCGTGCCAGACATGGGTTGCTCCGATCTAGGCCTTCTAGCTGTttgcaaaacaaaacaaacattatgGGAGTACTTGTCAACTCAAGACTGCTGCAGGGTGTTCGTTCACGACgcttgtttttttacatttttatgatAACAATGACAAGTGTTTGTTGAAACAAACAACTGATTGACAGGCTGTGgtgtctttaaaaaaatatatatattaggcCTACACTTCACACAAGTCACTGAAGCATACTCTTCTTCTGTATGATAAAGGATGCTTTCCTTCTTTTGAAACAGAGAAACCTGCCACAGTACCACCAATGTTTGTGTTCCAAAAAGATAAAGCACCGAAGGTAAGTCACATCGTGTTGATTCTACCGCCTGACATTCATTGACATGAGTGAACCTTCTTTATGGAAATTCACTGTGAGGCTTCCATCATTTGATTGGGTAGTTTTTTTTAGACTGAGAAACACAGTAGATTCAGTACTGCTTTGTATTACAGCGGGCAGCTGATGGATccagtggagaagatggagaagGTAAGACTACATCCGCATATCAGATCTggccttttttattttttatttaaaaaaaatactttttctAATATTTTCCATCTAATCTTAAAATTGATGTCCGTTTTTATAAATCTTGTAATTTGTTTACCAGGAGGGGTATTGTATTTCCTAAACTGGAGCCCAGCTGGGGCTTTTTAAACTGGCATGTTCTTTGtcaaccctgaatgctgattggctgaaatctGTTTTATATCAGAACGTATACCACGCGTATGACACAATTATTTtgactgttctaattacgttggtaaccagtttataatagcaataaggcacctctggaaGGTTTGTGgtgtatgaccaatataccatggctaaggactGCATCCAGGCACTCCTTGTTGTTTTGTGACTAAGAAGAGcacttagctgtggtatattggccatataccacaccttctcgggccttattgcttcatTAAAGTGCAACTGATTGCAATAAACAACTTTGCTGATAGAAAAGTTTCTCTGTTTGGCATCGATATTAGTCAAACATTTATTCTAATGTCAAAATTGAGTACCAAGTGTAAACGTGAACATTTTGGTCATAACGTCAGTCTCGTCCTAAACTGAGTTTTGTAAGTGAGTTCGTCATGGCTTTACTCGAGGGTTGGGTTTGGATTTCGACAATGCTCACTTGTCCGCTAACACGGGATACACAGCTGCAGTGATTTGTGCTCTATCCAATCCTACCACAGAACACAGACCGTGAGACAGACTGACCAGCAGAGCAGTCTTTGTTGTACATAAGACAACTTCACACTTTTTTTCTTGAGAAATACTTCACCAAACACTTAAATTGCGTGACGAAAACCTCAGCAAAAACATGCAGATTGGCTTTGTTTATATGGCGTCTCACGGGGGACAAACATCCAACCACACCCAAAAGACAGAAGAGATTTcattatttttttcttcttaatGAGCGACAGAGAAACAAATGCGGAATCGGTGCGTTCAATCGCTCTTTAATCATGTGAATTGACGGCTAAGTCTCttgaattattattttaaaaCTTCAGattcagacagagaagatggCTATTGTCCTCCGGTGAAAAGAGAGAGGACTTCATCTTCAACACAGTTCCCGTCTTCACATTCTGGTAGGAGAAAACAACAACATCAGAGAAGCTGACTGTGTTTCAGTTGATTAATGAAGAGTAGTACCGGAAACTTgccttgtgtgtttgtgtgtaaggtTTCTTCTTGCTCTCTGCAGTGGCTAGTAAGAACAATGTCTTCATGCCATCAAGTTTCTGGCAGTCTCCCACTGGGAATTCCGAGGACTCGGAGCCAGGTGAGGCATAGTGTTTACTTCCTATGGTTCCTCCTCATTATAAAGGCTTCCTCTCATTTAAGTCCCCAGTATGTGACATGCGTTTTGTATGCTTGTGAACTTTAGTCCAGGCCAAAGCACCTTTTTTAATGCACAAATAAGTTATAGTACAACTCAATGGCAAGGAAAGTAAACAAAAAGGTCTGACctggattttttaaaatttttacttTGGTTTATGTGCAGTCTCTCACAAATACCTTAATTCAAGATGGGTTCACATAGACAAGAAGCATACATTATAGAAAAAACCCACACGTACCATGGGTTAAACTTGACAGGGAAGAATATCAGGACAGAGAAATATAAACATTGTTTTGAATTGTTTtaatgtattgtgttaatgtATTGTTTTAATGTAGACATTGAATGAGTCTTACTCACACTACTCCAAATGAGATGCTGAAGTAAACTTTCACAGATGGTTATTTTCCtcataaataaaatttaaaaaagtcTATGCCACAAAACATCAAGATTTGAAAGAAATAACAAAACCACAAAAATACAGAATCTCAGCTCAAAAGCTCCCAAACATATGTAGAATTAGTTTGGAGATTTCAATTTAGTCCATTCTGGGGGGAAAAGGGTAAACTAAACACCAATGTGTGTCATCTCCAAGACCTTAGTGACACACTAGCTTTGAGGTGAGAAGGGAACTTCATTTATGTAGCTTTGAAAATTACCTTCATTCAAGCAGATCGACAAATGTGTCTATCTATAAATGTGTAGTGCTTCGTTTTAAAGGGATACTAAGGGGATTTTTGTCAATGAAAccatttatctacttccccagataAACCCGTGGATACCATTTGGTCCCTGCGTGCAGTTTGAatgaagttgctaactagcgttagcgcaatgacaaAGTGTATGATAACTGCTGGTAGATACCATTCactgcgctaacgctagttaggattggcttgcgaaactacctctaacttccatcCATAATGGATGCAGAGACAAACGGTATCTCCATGGGTTCATCTGTGTTCCATTTTATGATGGTATTAATGTACCCTCCCCACACGCTGAAAGTTGCCATTTTTGTTTATGGTCTTGTTAACAATTGTACCtcctgttttttgtttttgtttttttccttaCCAGAAGAGAAGCCAGTTGGGTTTCGTTTAAAACCACCAACTCTTATACACGGGAAGGCACCTAGTTCAGGTGGGTATTGGTGCCTGGGTATTGGTGCCTGGGTATTGGTGTGTGTTGATTACAGAAAGCAACTCTAGTCAGGTTAAATGGTCAGGAAAACTCTTAAAACGTAGATGGTGTTCCAGCGTGTTAATATGATTGACCGTGCATGGTAGTTTGATATAGTCCCCGCGGTCGTGCATGTTGTAATATAGTACTGATATAGTACATGGTAGGTGTGATATAGTTGTGAATGGACTAGTTCTGTAAGGCATTCAGATCCAATCCATTAGCAGGTTATGTTCCAGGCGTCCCCAGTCAGAAACCCAAGGAGCAACTGCGCAGTGTCCTCCGGCCAGCCATGCTCCAGGCCCCGCCAGCCAAGACCAACTCCGAGTCCACCAACGGGGTGAAGAAGTCAACGGACGGGACGTCAGAAGGGTCGACCATCTTCCATAACAACACTGAGCAGTCAGACGGCCTCGCCAGGTCACCGGTGAGGACAAGGCGTCGTGGTCCCGTTTTTAATACGCAGAAGCTTGTGTAAAGTGACAACGGTGCAGCAACAAAATAATTTAAAGTGGAACGATAATTTGAATGCGTCTCTATGGCAGCGACTTATTTTGCTTGTAGTTGCATGACGTTGTGACCACCAAGACCTTGGATAGGATTTAGTTTATATTATTACTGTTAAAATCAttcagatgttttatttattttggttTTCAAAAAAATTCctcttttaaatttttttttttttagcaacaacaacaaatttAAAGTTGAATTCTATATATGTTTCATCTAGAAAtgtgacagagaggaggatgggatgaGGGACGACTGTCCTGCAGAGTCCTCTTTCGTGTTTGGACAAAATATCAAAGACAGAGCAAAGGTTCATATTTTTGTAGGATGCTGATAGCCTATTTAGTGAATTAAATaagattttattttaatttatttatttaatattttattcatttttttttaatcacTTTCTCAAATGAAGTGGATTATGATCTCAGTTTCTTTGGtaacctctctctattcctctgtctgtgtctctctctctccgtctctagtTGGAAGAGAGCTCTAAAGACGGCAAGTTGTTACCCCTGGCCTCTCAGAAGGAGGGAACAAACTATTTCTTAGAGTACATTGCCACCCCCAGGTAATGCAGTGTCCTCAAGAGTAGAAATACTCATATTAATGGCTTTTCAGACCACTTTATACTCTTTTTCACTATTTTGAAGGTTGAACTTATAATGCTCGTAATATTATGGTTTCAGCTACCTTAGTTTTTTTTAGAAGCGGTAATTGTAAGTTGCACTGGAtaactctgctaaatgactgacgtACTGATAATAActtcacccacgaagcatcgttacccatcgctccacaaaagccgtggtccttgcagagcaaggggaactactacttcaaggtctcagagcgagtgacgtcaccgattgaaacgctatttagcgcgaacaccgctaactaagctagccgtttcacgtccgttacactcaccccccttttgaccttcctccttttccttccagttcAAAGAACGCCGCAAACAATACGGACAAGGGGGCCAAATTTGTCTTCGGGCAGAACATGTCAGAGAGGGTTCTGGTGAGTAGTGGACTGTTTTAGTGGGTGGTGTTGTCCTTCGGGCCATAACAAACAGTAGAGCTGGTGGGGGAGATCGAAACCCAAATCGATACAGCTCCATGAGAAATGGATCAACCTGGAACTGTTATGAAAGCTTGTAGCAAATCCAATCATGCAGGACAATGTGTTTTTGAATTGGGACTAGAAAATCACACGTATATTATGAGTGACCTTATCAGGGGTGGACTTTATTATTGCACTGTTGAGACACTGGTTGACTGGCCGCCTCCTGTGGGGTTGACTGGCCGCCTCCTGTGGGGTTGACTGGCCGCCTCCTGTGGGGTTGACTGGCCGCCTCCTGTGGGGTTGACTGGCCGCCTCCTGTGGGGTTGACTGGCCGCCTCCTGTGGGGTTGACTGGCCGCCTCCTGTGAGGTTGACTGGCCGCCTCCTGTGAGGTTGACTGGCCGCCTCCTGTGAGGTTGACTGGCCGCCTCCTGTGAGGTTGACTGGCTACGTACTGTGTGTTTTCAGAGTCCTCCTAGAGGAGGTGAGGCATCAGAAGAGGACTGTAAAGACCTACCGGCTCCCCCTGTGTCTGAACCGTCCTCAAAGGAAAACACACCAGAGAAGGgtaagagagagacacatacgcACACGTCTCGCAGTATAAATCTTGAGAGACTGGCTTTCTCTATCTTCACTACAGACTAGTGCTGGCCCCCGTGTGTTAATTAGTTAGGTGTgcgtcattgtgtgtgtgtgttcccaggtAACAACGTGACAGAGTCACTGGAGGAGTCTGCAGCAGCGTACACCAAAGCCACAGCCAAGAAGTGTATCTTAGAGAAAGTAGACGTCAAAACTGGAGAGGAATCAGAAAGTAACGTTTTACAGGTCGGTGGCTAGTCTCTATTGCTGACTATGTTGGAACACATCAAGGTGCATGGTCTTAGGTTCTAAATAAACAGAGTAAAACTATTGGACCACTAGGGAaaactcaaaccaagtttattcactcAATGGGACAAACGGctaaacagacagacatattTACATAAGCACTTGGTCCTAGGTTTACATAAACCTCCATCCTATGCATATTTACATAAGCACTTAGCATAGGATGAAGGTTTATGTAAACCTAGGACCGTCTCTCCTCCTTACACATCTGGACAGCCAATAGATCTCTGCTGCTAGACAGGACTTTAATGATGCCCGTTCTCTCTTtcttcatctgacctgacctcgggCCCAAATTCCTCACTCCTCTCTAACTCACGGCTGTCAAGTTGACTTGTACCAGACTCTTCTCCTTTCCACAGGATACCTGATGTCTAACAATAACATGTTCTGACGGAATGTAAAACGTGCTACATTCCCTTTTCTCCCTTAGTGACCTGAAATACGGatatttcatattttcaagttaatcccaccccctcagcccatcccacctatcaccatagacctcagctctttaatcccacctccTCAGCCCATTccatctatcaccatagaccacccctcagcctctctcagcccatcccacctatcaccatagacctcagctctttaatcacaccccctcagccactctcagtccatcccaccgatcaccatagacctcagctctttaatcccaccccctcagcccattccatctatcaccatagaccacccctcagcctctctcagcccatcccacctatcaccatagacctcagctctttaatcacaccccctcagcccatcccaccgatcaccatagacctcagctctttaatcccaccccctcagcccattccatctatcaccatagaccacccctcagcctctctcagcccatcccacctatcaccatagacctcagctctttaatcccaccccctcagcccattccatctatcaccatagaccacccctcagcctctctcagcccatcccacctatcaccatagaccaccctcgtcTAGTTTCCATGTGCCGTATATATTTTTTGTTCTGTGAAGTTTTACAAACATTTTGAACCTTTCTAAtcgtatagtatccacagattgTGAACTAAAGATTAACCTTTTGTATGAGTATTTattgactatggctttccaaatcGCCCAAAACGGCTATTTGTAAGGTTCGTTTTAagttaatttttatttatttttaatattctTTACCATTTCTGAACCTGTGATCAGAAACGAGCTATGTAGAATAAATACCAGAATACATTTTCTAAtgattctgtgtgtgtatatatagagatATCATTTTTACAAattttctttgaaagacaggttCCTGAAAAAGGGagatgtccctttttcaggacctgtctttcaaaggtaatttgtaaaaatccaaataacttcagatCTTCGTTGtacagggtttaaacactgtttcccatgcttgttcaatgaaccataaacaatgaacatgcatctgtggaacagtcgttaagacactaacagcttacagacagtaggcattTAAGGTCAGTTATGaacacttaggacactaaagaggcctttctactgactctgaaaaacatcaaaagaaagatgcacagggtccctgctcatctgcctgaacgtgccttaggcatgccgCCAAACATTTCTCACAATCATAGGTGTATATATATCCCACTTAAGACACTCCTcctctccaatccttacatcttaTGGTTCCACAGGAACCTTATAACTCCCTTCAGGGGATCTGACCTCAACCACCtgacctcctcccctccttcgcctaatccacagatgtccatctgccTCCCCTATAGCAATCCTTTGATCTCCTCCTGTCCACCCAGCACATTCCACAGCCACTCTTGTctttctacagatctcactccttTATATACTATGCATCTCATCTATCATGTCTTTAATATCTGAATGTTAAAAATGTTGAATCCAACACTATTCATAATATCATTAGTAAATATAATAAAACatgtttaaattttttttttttttaaataaatcagtatatttgagtttaaccataacaTTTGATGTAATATTAGTTCTATCATTTTTCTGGAGGATAAAACTGAAATTGTACCCAGCTTTGTACGGCTTGTTTAAGAAAGGGTGATTCTTTAAccaacatttcattttcaattagTCGGCaatgagaggttgtaatctgtaTGAAGGTAAAAAGGCAATTTTTGAACAAAGGATGATTCTTCCTTAataatctactggagaaccattttgggtttaaGTATAATTTATgtatgagtgaagcttttagtgagcggtttaaagctttaatatttaatcattttagcCCCTAAActcatatttttttatatatatatatatttttttttactatgcaagtcagttaagaacaaactcttatttacaatgacagcctaccccagcaaAACTCgggcgacactgggccaattgtgcgccacactatgggactcccaatcacatccaGATGTGATACAGGCTGGATAAATAAGCACATTTTAATTTTGTCTAGCATTCCAAATAAAATAATAGTTTTTTTCTCATATGATTTTAAAAAACGAGTCGTCTGGGGTATTTGTTGTTGATTTGCTGCTTTTGTTCTCCCTCTTCAGGTCCAGTGCAAGTTGTTTGTGTTTGACATGACGGCCCAGTCGTGGATAGAACGAGGTCGAGGGCTGCTCAGGCTTAATGACATGGCATCTACAGATGACGGATCATTACAGTCACGCCTAGGTAGGTACACGAACGCACAAACCTGTACACATTCATGCATGGTTGTTTGTCTCAGTAACTTACAGGATAACTCACAATGTCTTCCTAACCGACCACAGTCATTGGGATTGAACATTCCAAAAAGGATTGAAGGAATACAATGTCTTCCTAACCGACCACAGTTATTGGGATTGAACATTCCAAAAAGGATTGAAGGAATACAATGTCTTCCTAACCGACCACAGTTATTGGGATTGAACATTCCAAAAAGGATTGAAGGAATACAATGTCTTCCTAACCGACCACAGTTATTGGGATTGAACATTCCAAAAAGGATTGAAGGAATACAATGCCTTCCTAACCGACCACAGTCATTGAACATTCCAAAAAGGATTGAAGGATTACAATGTCTTCCTAACCGACCACAGTCATTGAACATTCCAAAAAGGATGGAAGGAATACAATGCCTTCCAAAAGTAATCATAAAAccatgacttattccacattttgttgttacagcctgaattcaaaatggtttaaatgtatattttttttctcacccaactacaccccataatgacaaagtcttCCTAACCGTTTTCCTAAGTGAAAACATTGTTTTTAGAAATGCTTggtaatttattgaaaatggagAACCgtaatttattgaaaatggaaaaccgaaatatctcatttacatacagtaccggtcaaaggtttggacacacctactcattccagggtttttattaatttattaattgtaaaataatattgaagacaaataacatacatggaatcatgtagtaaccaaaaaagtgttaaacaaatcaaaatatattttatatttgagattcttcaaagtagccaccctttgccttgatgacagctttgtacactcaaatctaattttatttgtcacatacacatggttagcagtgcTAACACAAGCAAATTAacaatgcttgtgcttctagttccgacaatgcagtaataaccaacaagtaatttaactaacaattccaaaactactgtcttatacacagtgtaaggggataaagaatatgtacataaagatatatgaatgagtgatggtacagagcagcataggcaagatacagtagatggtatcgagtaca
Encoded proteins:
- the LOC115114774 gene encoding ran-binding protein 3-like isoform X4, with amino-acid sequence MADLANEEKPATVPPMFVFQKDKAPKRAADGSSGEDGEDSDREDGYCPPVKRERTSSSTQFPSSHSVASKNNVFMPSSFWQSPTGNSEDSEPEEKPVGFRLKPPTLIHGKAPSSGVPSQKPKEQLRSVLRPAMLQAPPAKTNSESTNGVKKSTDGTSEGSTIFHNNTEQSDGLARSPLEESSKDGKLLPLASQKEGTNYFLEYIATPSSKNAANNTDKGAKFVFGQNMSERVLSPPRGGEASEEDCKDLPAPPVSEPSSKENTPEKGNNVTESLEESAAAYTKATAKKCILEKVDVKTGEESESNVLQVQCKLFVFDMTAQSWIERGRGLLRLNDMASTDDGSLQSRLVMRTQGSLRLILNTKLWPQMQVDKASEKSVRVTAMDTEDQGVKVFLISASSKDTGQLAAALHHRILALKSRADQEPHEASATDCVPEADLPHSEGDSDEEDQVNNTAAGNSEGGETQAAGST
- the LOC115114774 gene encoding ran-binding protein 3-like isoform X5; translation: MADLANEEKPATVPPMFVFQKDKAPKRAADGSSGEDGEDSDREDGYCPPVKRERTSSSTQFPSSHSVASKNNVFMPSSFWQSPTGNSEDSEPEEKPVGFRLKPPTLIHGKAPSSAGYVPGVPSQKPKEQLRSVLRPAMLQAPPAKTNSESTNGVKKSTDGTSEGSTIFHNNTEQSDGLARSPKCDREEDGMRDDCPAESSFVFGQNIKDRAKLEESSKDGKLLPLASQKEGTNYFLEYIATPSSKNAANNTDKGAKFVFGQNMSERVLSPPRGGEASEEDCKDLPAPPVSEPSSKENTPEKGNNVTESLEESAAAYTKATAKKCILEKVDVKTGEESESNVLQVQCKLFVFDMTAQSWIERGRGLLRLNDMASTDDGSLQSRLVMRTQGSLRLILNTKLWPQMQVDKASEKSVRVTAMDTEDQGVKVFLISASSKDTGQLAAALHHRILALKSRADQEPHEASATDCVPEADLPHSEGDSDEEDQVNNTAAGNSEGGETQAAGST
- the LOC115114774 gene encoding ran-binding protein 3-like isoform X2 codes for the protein MADLANEEKPATVPPMFVFQKDKAPKRAADGSSGEDGEDSDREDGYCPPVKRERTSSSTQFPSSHSVASKNNVFMPSSFWQSPTGNSEDSEPEEKPVGFRLKPPTLIHGKAPSSGVPSQKPKEQLRSVLRPAMLQAPPAKTNSESTNGVKKSTDGTSEGSTIFHNNTEQSDGLARSPKCDREEDGMRDDCPAESSFVFGQNIKDRAKLEESSKDGKLLPLASQKEGTNYFLEYIATPSSKNAANNTDKGAKFVFGQNMSERVLSPPRGGEASEEDCKDLPAPPVSEPSSKENTPEKGNNVTESLEESAAAYTKATAKKCILEKVDVKTGEESESNVLQVQCKLFVFDMTAQSWIERGRGLLRLNDMASTDDGSLQSRLVMRTQGSLRLILNTKLWPQMQVDKASEKSVRVTAMDTEDQGVKVFLISASSKDTGQLAAALHHRILALKSRADQEPHEASATDCVPEADLPHSEGDSDEEDQVNNTAAGNSEGGETQAAGST
- the LOC115114774 gene encoding ran-binding protein 3-like isoform X1; amino-acid sequence: MADLANEEKPATVPPMFVFQKDKAPKRAADGSSGEDGEDSDREDGYCPPVKRERTSSSTQFPSSHSVASKNNVFMPSSFWQSPTGNSEDSEPEEKPVGFRLKPPTLIHGKAPSSGYVPGVPSQKPKEQLRSVLRPAMLQAPPAKTNSESTNGVKKSTDGTSEGSTIFHNNTEQSDGLARSPKCDREEDGMRDDCPAESSFVFGQNIKDRAKLEESSKDGKLLPLASQKEGTNYFLEYIATPSSKNAANNTDKGAKFVFGQNMSERVLSPPRGGEASEEDCKDLPAPPVSEPSSKENTPEKGNNVTESLEESAAAYTKATAKKCILEKVDVKTGEESESNVLQVQCKLFVFDMTAQSWIERGRGLLRLNDMASTDDGSLQSRLVMRTQGSLRLILNTKLWPQMQVDKASEKSVRVTAMDTEDQGVKVFLISASSKDTGQLAAALHHRILALKSRADQEPHEASATDCVPEADLPHSEGDSDEEDQVNNTAAGNSEGGETQAAGST
- the LOC115114774 gene encoding ran-binding protein 3-like isoform X3; protein product: MADLANEEKPATVPPMFVFQKDKAPKRAADGSSGEDGEDSDREDGYCPPVKRERTSSSTQFPSSHSVASKNNVFMPSSFWQSPTGNSEDSEPEEKPVGFRLKPPTLIHGKAPSSAGYVPGVPSQKPKEQLRSVLRPAMLQAPPAKTNSESTNGVKKSTDGTSEGSTIFHNNTEQSDGLARSPLEESSKDGKLLPLASQKEGTNYFLEYIATPSSKNAANNTDKGAKFVFGQNMSERVLSPPRGGEASEEDCKDLPAPPVSEPSSKENTPEKGNNVTESLEESAAAYTKATAKKCILEKVDVKTGEESESNVLQVQCKLFVFDMTAQSWIERGRGLLRLNDMASTDDGSLQSRLVMRTQGSLRLILNTKLWPQMQVDKASEKSVRVTAMDTEDQGVKVFLISASSKDTGQLAAALHHRILALKSRADQEPHEASATDCVPEADLPHSEGDSDEEDQVNNTAAGNSEGGETQAAGST